In the Arachis ipaensis cultivar K30076 chromosome B10, Araip1.1, whole genome shotgun sequence genome, one interval contains:
- the LOC107624201 gene encoding uncharacterized protein LOC107624201: MPNVSRAKNLTLRKFFSSVFESKTHTLNEIFVPPNPKPRLSLHLDPLSEPSKAHHRRNTLATETLSLTTHRRFSSPSSSSLRRPYHRHLVAAPPLPSPTLSRTTLTFAILTIAVDRRHPITTHRQSPLTVHHRRSSPLPLSPLHRPSLFFAVLHKSSLRRPHHRHLRASHHRHLCVDYAKLTKLLKNLMAKVSTMKNTEQILEQLPRVISSLDAYMDNGLQK; the protein is encoded by the exons atgcctaatgtatctagagcAAAAAATTTGACACTTAGGAAATTTTTTTCTTCAGTTTTCGAAAGCAAAACTCACACACTTAATGAAATTTTTGTCCCTCCAAATCCAAAACCCAGACTTAGCCTTCATCTCGATCCCCTTTCAGAACCCTCCAAAGCTCACCATCGAAGAAACACTCTCGCTACAGAAACCCTCTCACTCACCACTCACCGTCGCTTCTCTTCGCCCTCCTCCTCGTCGCTGCGCCGCCCTTACCATCGTCATCTCGTCGCTGCGCCGCCCTTACCTTCGCCAACCCTGTCGCGCACAACTCTCACCTTCGCCATTCTTACCATCGCTGTTGACCGTCGCCACCCAATAACCACTCACCGCCAGTCACCACTCACCGTTCACCATCGTCGCTCATCACCTTTGCCATTGTCACCACTGCACAGACCATCGCTCTTCTTCGCCGTTCTGCACAAATCATCGCTGCGCCGCCCTCACCATCGTCATCTCCGTGCTTCTCATCATCGTCATCTCTGTGTTGATTAt GCCAAACTCACTAAGCTTCTCAAGAACCTTATGGCAAAGGTTTCTACTATGAAGAATACAGAGCAG ATTTTAGAGCAACTTCCTCGGGTGATATCATCTTTGGATGCATATATGGATAATGGATTGCAAAA GTGA